Within Stella humosa, the genomic segment GGGGGCGGCAAGGCGCGGGTGCGCATCACCCACCGCCTGGATGCCGACCGGCTGCGCCAGGCCATGGGCGCGCTCGGGGTGCAGGTGGATGCCCCGCAGCCCCTGTCGCCACCGCCCGCCGCCCAGCCGCTGCCCGCCGCGCGCCCGCCATCGGCCCCCGTGCCACTGGCGCCGACGCCGCTCGTGCCCGCGATGCCGCGCGGATAGGCACCCGGCCTTGTATCTCGCCAACATCATCACCCTGGGCCGGCTGCTTTCGGTCCCGGTCATCGTCTGGCTGATCCTCGATGGATCCATGTTGCCGGCATTCGCGTTGTTCGTGGCGGCCGGCATTTCGGACGCGGTCGACGGCTTCCTGGCGCGCCGTTTCGACCAGCGCTCGGAACTGGGCGGCTACCTTGATCCCCTGGCAGACAAGGCGCTGCTGGTCGGCGTCTATGTCACGCTGGGCCATGTCGGCCATTTGCCGGCCTGGCTGGTGATCCTGGTGGTCTTCCGCGATGTCCTCATCATCGGCGGGGCGATCTTGCTCTACATGTTCACCGAGGCCCTGCAGATGGCCCCACTCACCGTCAGCAAGGTGAATACGGCAGCCCAGATCGTCCTGGCCGCCGTGGTGCTGGGCACCATGGGGCTGGCGATCGACGATGGTGGCGTGGTGCGGGCCCTGGTCTATGCGGTGGGGGCGACGACGGCGCTGTCGGGTGCCGCCTACATCGTGCAGTGGAGCCGGCACGTCTCCGAGCCGGGGAACAAGCGCCCATGACGATCGCTGGCCGGCGGACTGTCCGCATCTGGGTGGGGTTGCTGCTGGCGACGGTGCTGGCGCTCTATCTCGTCAGCGATGTCCTGTTCCCGTTCGCCGTCGGCCTGGTGGTCGCCTACATCCTCAGTCCCTTCGTCGATCGCCTGGCGCGCTACGGTGTGCCGCGCTGGCTTGGCACGCTGGTGGTGGGCGGCGTCTTCATCCTAGCGGCCGTGGCAGCCGTGCT encodes:
- a CDS encoding CDP-alcohol phosphatidyltransferase family protein, with amino-acid sequence MYLANIITLGRLLSVPVIVWLILDGSMLPAFALFVAAGISDAVDGFLARRFDQRSELGGYLDPLADKALLVGVYVTLGHVGHLPAWLVILVVFRDVLIIGGAILLYMFTEALQMAPLTVSKVNTAAQIVLAAVVLGTMGLAIDDGGVVRALVYAVGATTALSGAAYIVQWSRHVSEPGNKRP